A genome region from candidate division KSB1 bacterium includes the following:
- a CDS encoding type II toxin-antitoxin system Phd/YefM family antitoxin, which translates to MKTISITKARSNLFKLIDETANIHEPIQITGKRSNAVLLAEDDWKAIQETLYLLSVPGMRESIKKGLETPPEECSGELEW; encoded by the coding sequence ATGAAGACCATCAGTATCACAAAAGCCAGATCAAATTTATTCAAGCTCATTGATGAAACCGCCAATATTCATGAACCCATTCAGATTACCGGCAAACGATCGAACGCCGTGCTCCTGGCCGAGGATGACTGGAAAGCCATACAGGAAACATTGTATCTGCTATCCGTCCCGGGAATGAGAGAGTCCATTAAAAAAGGCCTGGAAACGCCGCCGGAAGAATGTTCCGGGGAACTTGAATGGTAA
- a CDS encoding DUF433 domain-containing protein: MTDTQLLKRITMNPEILVGKPVIKGTRLSVEHILNLLAHGDTIEDILNEYDRLDVNDIQACLLFATKSLENTSFMPLEEELS; the protein is encoded by the coding sequence ATGACAGACACTCAATTATTAAAAAGAATAACAATGAATCCTGAAATATTGGTTGGGAAACCGGTAATAAAAGGTACCCGACTTTCAGTGGAACATATCCTCAATCTGTTGGCGCATGGTGATACCATTGAGGATATTCTGAACGAATATGATAGATTAGATGTAAATGATATCCAGGCATGCCTGTTATTCGCAACAAAATCATTAGAGAATACATCATTTATGCCGCTCGAAGAGGAGCTTTCTTAA
- a CDS encoding type II toxin-antitoxin system HicB family antitoxin has protein sequence MNNQLTMIYWKSEQFWLGKLKEYPEIMTQGETLEELEENIKDAYHMMIMDDVPKDHQEKSIAV, from the coding sequence ATGAATAATCAATTAACGATGATTTATTGGAAAAGTGAGCAGTTTTGGCTTGGGAAACTGAAGGAATATCCGGAAATTATGACCCAGGGCGAAACACTTGAGGAACTGGAAGAAAATATAAAAGATGCCTACCATATGATGATTATGGATGACGTCCCAAAAGATCACCAGGAAAAATCAATTGCGGTATGA
- a CDS encoding universal stress protein, which translates to MFDKVLFPLGLNESRLQVTRLADILSRFSAREVLLFHADSGSGKGARVRARLQSYQKLLESYPFHTDIHHAPGADARTIIHTAETHGMNSICFSWKRKAPIQRLLLGSTTQDVVRQSPLPVFVYKKSGDSGHKSLSAILYATTLKQDDSSRLTSRNLKAGSLILLHVGTRAPDPRAEAEREQQVQDQLNDLQQQCQSAFHQVKTISAVGRPSRRILQHAKAESADMIILGKHEAASPLLKMLGSTAEQVAHRSRCSILILPPAGGVV; encoded by the coding sequence ATGTTTGATAAAGTATTGTTTCCACTTGGTCTCAATGAATCCAGACTTCAGGTCACCCGACTCGCGGATATTTTGAGCCGGTTCAGCGCCCGGGAGGTGCTGTTGTTCCACGCCGACAGCGGCAGCGGCAAGGGCGCCCGCGTGCGCGCCCGACTGCAGTCCTACCAAAAGCTGCTCGAGTCGTATCCGTTTCACACCGACATTCATCACGCCCCGGGCGCTGACGCCCGGACTATTATTCACACGGCGGAAACTCACGGCATGAACTCTATCTGCTTTTCCTGGAAGCGCAAAGCGCCGATCCAGCGGCTGCTGCTGGGCAGCACCACCCAGGATGTGGTGCGTCAGAGTCCGTTGCCGGTGTTTGTATACAAAAAATCCGGCGACTCTGGTCACAAATCCCTGTCCGCAATACTTTACGCCACCACCCTGAAACAGGACGATAGCTCCCGATTGACCAGCCGCAATCTCAAAGCCGGGTCCCTGATTCTGCTGCATGTGGGCACGCGCGCCCCGGATCCGCGCGCCGAAGCCGAGCGCGAACAGCAGGTACAGGACCAGCTGAACGATCTGCAACAGCAGTGCCAGTCCGCGTTTCATCAGGTCAAAACCATTTCGGCAGTGGGACGTCCCTCCCGCCGTATTCTGCAGCATGCGAAAGCGGAAAGCGCGGACATGATCATCCTGGGCAAACACGAAGCCGCCTCGCCGCTGCTCAAGATGCTCGGGTCCACCGCCGAACAGGTGGCGCACCGTTCGCGCTGCTCCATACTGATTCTGCCGCCCGCCGGAGGTGTCGTATGA
- a CDS encoding BCCT family transporter encodes MSDARSITLIIIGAVTVFFMISSATGLNKGIQILSKTNIVIMLLLLGFMFIAGPTSFILNTLTSSIGQYFSSLVSLSFDMHPFQGYEWSKAWTLFYWAWWIAWAPFVGLFVASISRGRTIREFVFGVLLAPALLTFVWFAVFGGSALDMQMNGGADLTAALDRDVSIVLFKLFAEYPVGLGLTILAVLLLGVFFITSADSATFVLAMMTCERLPESAPGKKLIWGVIQSAAACVLLLAGGLAALQKMAIAAALPLMLIMLFICLSLWRAFRYERLYERHKLFVSDESSAEN; translated from the coding sequence TTGTCCGATGCGCGCAGCATCACCCTGATCATCATCGGCGCGGTGACCGTGTTTTTCATGATCTCCAGCGCCACCGGACTCAACAAGGGCATTCAGATTCTGAGCAAAACCAATATTGTCATCATGCTCTTATTGCTGGGATTCATGTTTATCGCCGGGCCCACGTCGTTTATTCTCAACACCCTCACCAGCAGCATCGGTCAGTACTTTTCCTCACTGGTGTCCCTGAGTTTTGACATGCACCCGTTCCAGGGATACGAATGGAGCAAAGCCTGGACCCTGTTCTACTGGGCCTGGTGGATTGCCTGGGCGCCGTTTGTGGGACTGTTTGTGGCCAGCATTTCCCGCGGCCGCACGATCCGCGAATTTGTATTCGGCGTGCTGCTGGCGCCGGCGCTGCTCACCTTTGTCTGGTTTGCCGTGTTCGGCGGTTCGGCGCTGGATATGCAAATGAACGGCGGCGCCGATCTCACCGCGGCCCTGGACCGGGATGTCTCGATTGTGCTGTTTAAATTGTTCGCCGAGTATCCGGTCGGACTCGGTTTGACCATTCTGGCGGTGCTGCTGCTCGGCGTGTTTTTCATTACCTCTGCGGATTCCGCCACCTTTGTCCTGGCCATGATGACCTGCGAACGGCTCCCTGAATCCGCCCCTGGCAAAAAACTGATTTGGGGCGTCATCCAGTCCGCGGCCGCCTGTGTGCTGCTGCTGGCCGGGGGACTGGCGGCGCTGCAGAAAATGGCCATCGCCGCCGCGCTGCCGTTGATGCTGATCATGCTGTTCATCTGCCTCAGCCTGTGGCGCGCCTTTCGATATGAACGCCTGTATGAACGGCACAAACTCTTTGTCTCTGATGAATCAAGCGCTGAAAACTAA
- a CDS encoding Txe/YoeB family addiction module toxin, with translation MVKWKRVYTRQAQKDAKKLSSSGLKDKAVELLELLEHNLFQTPPPFEKLVGDLTGAFSRRINIHHRLVYQVIEDKKLVKIIRMWTHYE, from the coding sequence ATGGTAAAATGGAAACGGGTCTACACCCGTCAAGCTCAAAAAGATGCCAAAAAGCTGAGTTCCTCAGGTCTGAAAGACAAGGCCGTTGAACTGTTAGAGCTGTTGGAACATAATCTTTTTCAAACCCCGCCTCCCTTTGAAAAGCTGGTCGGAGATCTCACCGGAGCGTTTTCACGGCGCATTAATATTCATCATCGTCTTGTATATCAGGTTATTGAGGATAAAAAATTAGTCAAGATTATCAGAATGTGGACACATTATGAATAG
- a CDS encoding nucleotidyltransferase family protein: MLDQKEIIDFLREQYPVLEKNYNISKIGIFGSFARNEEDDKSDIDIILEFEPGTRNIYEKKTDLKSFLQSRFHRNVDLCREKYIKPYIKNYIQKEAIYV, from the coding sequence ATGCTTGATCAAAAAGAAATCATTGATTTTTTGAGGGAACAATATCCTGTACTTGAGAAAAATTATAATATTTCAAAAATTGGCATATTCGGTTCCTTTGCCCGCAATGAGGAGGATGATAAAAGCGACATTGATATTATTCTCGAATTTGAACCGGGAACTCGAAATATCTATGAAAAAAAGACAGATTTGAAATCTTTTCTTCAATCCCGTTTTCACCGCAATGTTGATCTATGCCGGGAAAAATATATCAAACCGTATATAAAGAATTATATCCAGAAAGAGGCCATATATGTCTGA
- a CDS encoding HepT-like ribonuclease domain-containing protein gives MSEKDKINILSILEAIQKIFSYSGHYSSADEFYENQRDFDAAMMNFMVVGEMVARLSDEFIEKHNHIEWQKIRGFRNIIAHNYFGIDAEEVWEIINIYLPKFRNELKAIIK, from the coding sequence ATGTCTGAAAAAGACAAAATAAATATTTTGTCTATTTTAGAAGCAATTCAGAAAATATTCAGCTATTCAGGACATTATTCCAGTGCCGATGAATTTTATGAAAATCAGAGAGACTTTGATGCCGCAATGATGAATTTTATGGTCGTGGGTGAAATGGTTGCCAGACTTTCAGATGAATTTATCGAGAAACACAATCACATAGAATGGCAAAAAATCAGGGGATTTCGAAATATTATTGCACACAATTATTTTGGAATTGATGCAGAAGAAGTATGGGAAATTATTAATATATATTTACCGAAATTTCGTAATGAACTCAAGGCAATTATTAAATAA
- a CDS encoding DUF4258 domain-containing protein, whose amino-acid sequence MIEEYADDYPFPSVLINGKTMKNRYIHIVMGLDAEQKRLYIITVYEPDPQIWDEQFSRRVK is encoded by the coding sequence ATTATTGAAGAATATGCGGACGATTATCCGTTTCCGAGTGTGCTGATAAACGGCAAGACAATGAAAAATCGTTACATCCATATTGTAATGGGACTGGATGCTGAACAAAAACGTCTTTACATCATTACTGTTTATGAACCGGATCCTCAAATCTGGGATGAACAATTTAGCAGGAGAGTAAAATGA
- a CDS encoding type II toxin-antitoxin system HicB family antitoxin, which produces MNNQLTMIYWKSEQFWLGKLKEYPEIMTQGETLEELEENIKDAYHMMIMDDVPKDHQEKSIAV; this is translated from the coding sequence ATGAATAATCAATTAACGATGATCTATTGGAAAAGTGAGCAGTTTTGGCTTGGGAAACTGAAGGAATATCCGGAAATTATGACCCAGGGCGAAACACTTGAGGAACTGGAGGAAAATATAAAAGATGCCTACCATATGATGATTATGGATGACGTCCCAAAAGATCACCAGGAAAAATCAATTGCGGTATGA
- the tnpA gene encoding IS200/IS605 family transposase has protein sequence MSRFKKLSHTLYECKYHVVICPKYRFRVLKEEIAEYTRQQLYRLAGQKDLVGILEMNIQPDHVHMILSIPPKYSVSNIMGFLKGKTSINLFHRYEKLGKHYWGRHFWSRGYCVSTVGLDEEMIRKYVKYQEEKEKEIENNQLNLKY, from the coding sequence ATGAGTAGGTTTAAGAAGTTAAGTCATACTTTGTACGAATGCAAGTATCATGTTGTCATTTGTCCGAAATATCGTTTTCGAGTGTTGAAGGAAGAGATAGCAGAATATACACGACAGCAGCTATATCGATTAGCCGGGCAGAAAGATTTGGTAGGAATTCTTGAGATGAATATTCAACCGGACCATGTGCATATGATATTGTCGATACCGCCGAAATATTCGGTGTCAAATATCATGGGGTTCCTGAAGGGCAAGACGAGCATAAATTTGTTTCACAGATACGAAAAGCTCGGTAAGCACTATTGGGGACGTCATTTTTGGAGTCGCGGCTACTGTGTAAGCACTGTCGGTTTGGATGAAGAGATGATCCGCAAATACGTGAAATATCAGGAAGAGAAGGAAAAAGAGATTGAAAATAACCAACTGAACTTAAAATATTGA
- a CDS encoding DUF5615 family PIN-like protein — MADENISPKIVQYFRENELDVIDVKEKGWHGKTDKELLNIAYREKCFSLTHDSDCGTLVVHKQINFYGLIYISVKDLNPEHVKSICDKLFRLKIDIEPGSIIVVEESKLRIRQINKN; from the coding sequence CTGGCGGATGAGAACATATCTCCCAAAATTGTACAGTATTTTAGAGAAAATGAATTGGATGTCATTGATGTTAAAGAAAAAGGATGGCATGGAAAAACTGATAAAGAGTTGTTAAATATTGCATACAGGGAAAAATGCTTTTCCCTTACCCATGATTCAGACTGTGGGACGCTCGTTGTTCATAAGCAAATTAATTTTTACGGATTAATATACATCAGCGTAAAGGATTTAAATCCTGAACACGTAAAATCCATTTGTGATAAATTATTTCGATTGAAAATTGATATTGAACCCGGTAGTATCATCGTTGTTGAAGAATCAAAATTACGAATCAGACAAATCAATAAAAATTAA
- a CDS encoding type II toxin-antitoxin system RelE/ParE family toxin, with amino-acid sequence MSDIYDLAENPRPPGCQNLSARPAWRIRIGSYRVIYEIHDDQLLVLVITIGHRKDIYKK; translated from the coding sequence ATATCCGACATCTATGACCTCGCTGAAAATCCTCGTCCTCCGGGATGCCAAAACCTCTCAGCAAGACCGGCCTGGCGAATCAGAATCGGTTCGTATCGTGTCATTTATGAAATACACGACGATCAATTGTTGGTACTTGTGATTACGATTGGTCATAGAAAAGACATTTATAAAAAATAA
- a CDS encoding type II toxin-antitoxin system VapC family toxin has protein sequence MKQALIDTDTLSYFLRNQKNTVKSFKKYLIKYEKISISIITYYEILSGLKYKDSRKQLESFLRFSRYNSILPLTQNSIEISANIYSNLRKKGILIDDIDILIAGIALNNDLILVTHNIGHFERIQDLEIEDWY, from the coding sequence GTGAAGCAGGCACTGATTGATACGGATACTCTTTCATATTTTCTTCGAAATCAGAAAAATACGGTAAAATCGTTTAAAAAATATCTCATCAAATATGAGAAAATCAGTATCAGTATTATCACCTATTATGAGATTCTAAGCGGTTTAAAGTATAAAGATTCCAGAAAACAGCTCGAGTCATTTCTGAGATTTTCCCGATATAATTCAATACTCCCTCTCACTCAAAATTCTATAGAAATTTCAGCAAATATTTATTCCAACTTGAGGAAAAAAGGGATACTGATAGATGATATCGATATTTTAATAGCCGGGATTGCATTGAATAATGATTTAATTCTTGTCACGCACAATATCGGTCATTTTGAAAGAATACAGGATCTAGAAATAGAAGATTGGTATTAA
- a CDS encoding nitroreductase family protein encodes MTDTLDTIYARHSVRRFQDKPVPQQDIQTILNAANQAPSAHNQQSWKFIIIEGDKKQGLADLVSEASKSFDRPSHSLLRMAGRSIQSAPTVIAVANTGELVQRGAELFKVDAASGLDFFRTMEIQSSAAAVENMLLAATSLGLGTVWLGILYLIKDKVLRYLNEPAGEFMAVVPVGYPAKTTKGPRKKPLDNVVKAL; translated from the coding sequence ATGACAGATACATTAGACACCATCTATGCGCGCCACAGTGTGCGTCGGTTTCAGGACAAACCGGTGCCGCAGCAGGATATTCAGACCATCCTGAATGCCGCCAATCAGGCGCCGTCGGCGCACAATCAGCAGTCCTGGAAATTCATCATCATTGAAGGCGATAAAAAGCAGGGACTGGCGGACCTGGTGTCCGAGGCGTCGAAATCGTTCGACCGTCCCTCCCATTCACTGCTGCGCATGGCCGGCCGCAGCATCCAGAGCGCGCCGACCGTGATCGCCGTGGCCAACACCGGCGAACTGGTGCAGCGCGGCGCCGAGCTGTTCAAAGTCGATGCGGCGTCAGGCCTGGACTTTTTCCGCACCATGGAAATCCAGAGCTCGGCCGCGGCGGTGGAAAACATGCTGCTCGCCGCCACGTCGCTGGGACTGGGGACGGTGTGGCTGGGCATTCTCTATCTGATCAAGGACAAGGTGCTGCGCTATCTGAACGAACCGGCCGGGGAATTTATGGCCGTAGTGCCGGTGGGCTATCCGGCGAAAACCACAAAGGGACCGCGCAAAAAAC